One Pseudonocardia sediminis DNA window includes the following coding sequences:
- a CDS encoding M28 family metallopeptidase, whose amino-acid sequence MATTAALAACANEPAGPGLASSSSNTGASGGSGGQSAAAADPTLPRRLADAVSGDDAVTHLQALERIADENDGNRAVGTPGYDASVEYVAGALRQAGYEVQTPSFDVRTFSVQDQRLTVGGTAVESSVLGFSPATAPGGLTAPLFVVPQDATSGCETADFAGMPRGAIAVVLRGTCPFGQKSQLAGQAGAAGVVVVNTDDTPLSATLGDTQGVVPSTSVTRSAGQTLVGRNGAQATLLLATTLQQQTSRNVVAQTTTGDPNRVVMAGAHLDSVPEGAGINDNGSGSAALLEIAQKLGAAPPAGQSVRFAWWGAEEIGLVGSTKYVESLSDADKKKIATYLNFDMVGSPNAGYLAYDGDNSDDEGAGPGPAGSDVVEKVLVDGLGSVGVRAEGTDFDGRSDYGPFIEAGIPAGGLFTGAEERKTPEQAQAWGGQAGQPYDPCYHTECDRLTNVDRTAFDRNIDAMALGIGRFAVSLDGIPAR is encoded by the coding sequence GTGGCGACGACGGCGGCCCTCGCGGCGTGCGCGAACGAGCCGGCCGGTCCCGGCCTGGCGTCCTCGTCGTCGAACACCGGGGCGTCCGGTGGATCCGGCGGGCAGTCCGCCGCCGCGGCCGACCCGACGTTGCCCCGGCGTCTCGCCGACGCGGTGAGCGGGGACGACGCCGTCACCCACCTGCAGGCCCTGGAGCGGATCGCCGACGAGAACGACGGCAACCGCGCCGTCGGCACCCCCGGCTACGACGCGAGCGTCGAGTACGTCGCCGGGGCGCTGCGCCAGGCCGGCTACGAGGTGCAGACCCCGTCCTTCGACGTCCGCACGTTCTCCGTGCAGGACCAGCGCCTGACCGTCGGCGGCACCGCGGTCGAGTCCTCGGTGCTCGGCTTCTCCCCGGCCACCGCGCCGGGCGGTCTCACCGCACCGCTGTTCGTCGTGCCCCAGGACGCGACGTCGGGCTGCGAGACCGCCGACTTCGCCGGGATGCCCCGCGGCGCGATCGCGGTGGTCCTGCGCGGCACCTGCCCGTTCGGGCAGAAGTCCCAGCTCGCCGGGCAGGCCGGCGCGGCGGGCGTCGTGGTGGTCAACACCGACGACACACCGCTCTCGGCCACCCTCGGCGACACCCAGGGGGTCGTCCCGAGTACGTCGGTCACCAGGAGCGCCGGGCAGACCCTGGTCGGGCGCAACGGGGCCCAGGCGACCCTGCTGCTCGCGACCACCCTGCAGCAGCAGACCAGCCGCAACGTGGTCGCACAGACGACGACCGGCGACCCGAACCGCGTGGTGATGGCCGGGGCGCACCTGGACTCGGTGCCCGAGGGCGCCGGGATCAACGACAACGGCAGCGGCAGTGCGGCCCTGCTGGAGATCGCGCAGAAGCTGGGCGCCGCGCCGCCGGCCGGGCAGAGCGTGCGCTTCGCCTGGTGGGGCGCCGAGGAGATCGGGCTGGTCGGGTCCACCAAGTACGTCGAGTCGCTCTCCGACGCCGACAAGAAGAAGATCGCGACGTACCTGAACTTCGACATGGTCGGCTCGCCGAACGCCGGCTACCTCGCCTACGACGGCGACAACTCCGACGACGAGGGCGCGGGCCCCGGACCGGCCGGATCCGACGTGGTGGAGAAGGTGCTGGTCGACGGTCTCGGCTCGGTCGGGGTGCGGGCCGAGGGCACCGACTTCGACGGGCGCTCGGACTACGGCCCGTTCATCGAGGCCGGCATCCCCGCCGGTGGTCTGTTCACCGGCGCCGAGGAGCGCAAGACCCCCGAGCAGGCCCAGGCCTGGGGCGGACAGGCCGGGCAGCCCTACGACCCGTGCTACCACACCGAGTGCGATCGCCTGACCAACGTCGACCGCACCGCCTTCGACCGCAACATCGACGCGATGGCCCTCGGGATCGGGCGCTTCGCCGTGTCGCTGGACGGGATCCCGGCGCGGTAG
- a CDS encoding DNA polymerase Y family protein, protein MSGEDRVLAVWSPDWPVTAAARAAGVPAHRPAAVFHANRVLACSATARRAGVRRGLRRREAQARCPDLAVLAPDPDRDARAFEPVVVAVEELAPGVEVIRPGLLVLPARGPVGWFGGERPAAERLIDQVALHTRAECQVGFADGTFAAVLAARRGRGVEPGCTPEFLAPLEVAELDRDPDVDRSELVDLLRRLGLRSLGAFASLPAADVASRFGADAVAAHRLARGLDPRPPVRRVPPEELAAELELDPPVDRVDAAAFAARGLAMELHRTLAGHGLACTRLGVHARTGSGEELLRVWRCAEPLTPAGTVDRVRWQLDSWLARGGSGALVALRLTPEDTVTAGALQRGLWGDVGEADERAGRALVRAQALLGPQAVLTPVLTGGRDPGERVRLVPWGEERAPDPAEELPAVVPVAVPEAVPEPVPLLSRPAPVDPGPAPAATPPAATPPAATPPAATPLAATSLAATPTATTPIAATPTATTPIAATPTATAPTAAGPPDARPPGPSSGRARTTSPVRSRPPRDPPPSWPGRLPTPSPATVPPEPIPVQLLDVDGEPVHPAAPDLLGSTPARLVDSGRPPREVRSWAGPWPVRQRWWGAGSAPAPEIVVRIQVVLADGAALLLVHRGRGWWVTGVYD, encoded by the coding sequence ATGAGCGGCGAGGACCGGGTTCTGGCGGTGTGGTCGCCGGACTGGCCGGTCACCGCGGCCGCCCGCGCCGCGGGTGTCCCGGCGCACCGTCCGGCCGCGGTGTTCCACGCGAACCGGGTGCTGGCCTGCTCGGCCACGGCGCGCCGGGCCGGTGTCCGGCGGGGGCTGCGCCGGCGCGAGGCCCAGGCCCGCTGCCCGGACCTGGCCGTGCTGGCCCCCGACCCGGACCGCGACGCGCGGGCGTTCGAACCGGTGGTGGTCGCGGTGGAGGAGCTCGCCCCCGGCGTGGAGGTGATCCGCCCCGGTCTGCTCGTGCTGCCCGCGCGCGGCCCGGTCGGCTGGTTCGGCGGGGAGCGGCCCGCGGCGGAGCGGCTGATCGACCAGGTCGCACTGCACACCCGGGCCGAGTGCCAGGTCGGGTTCGCCGACGGGACGTTCGCCGCGGTGCTCGCCGCCCGCCGCGGCCGGGGCGTCGAGCCGGGGTGCACGCCGGAGTTCCTGGCCCCGCTGGAGGTGGCCGAGCTGGACCGGGACCCCGACGTCGACCGCTCCGAGCTGGTCGACCTCCTGCGACGGCTCGGGCTGCGCTCGCTCGGGGCGTTCGCCTCGCTGCCGGCCGCGGACGTCGCGTCCCGGTTCGGAGCGGACGCGGTGGCCGCGCACCGCCTGGCCCGCGGGCTCGACCCCCGCCCGCCGGTGCGCCGGGTCCCGCCGGAGGAGCTGGCCGCCGAGCTGGAGCTGGACCCGCCGGTGGACCGGGTGGACGCCGCCGCGTTCGCCGCCCGCGGGCTGGCCATGGAGCTGCACCGCACGCTGGCCGGGCACGGTCTGGCCTGCACCCGCCTCGGCGTGCACGCCCGCACCGGGTCGGGGGAGGAGCTGCTGCGGGTCTGGCGCTGCGCGGAGCCGTTGACGCCCGCCGGCACGGTCGACCGGGTGCGCTGGCAGCTGGACTCCTGGCTGGCCCGGGGCGGGTCCGGCGCACTGGTCGCGCTGCGGCTGACCCCGGAGGACACGGTGACCGCCGGTGCGCTGCAGCGCGGTCTGTGGGGTGACGTCGGGGAGGCCGACGAACGGGCCGGGCGCGCTCTGGTCCGGGCGCAGGCCCTGCTCGGCCCGCAGGCCGTGCTCACCCCGGTGCTCACCGGCGGGCGGGACCCGGGCGAACGCGTGCGTCTCGTGCCCTGGGGGGAGGAACGCGCCCCGGACCCGGCGGAGGAGCTCCCGGCGGTCGTCCCCGTGGCGGTCCCGGAGGCCGTCCCGGAACCGGTCCCGCTCCTGTCCCGGCCCGCTCCGGTGGATCCAGGACCGGCGCCCGCCGCGACGCCACCCGCCGCGACGCCACCCGCCGCGACGCCACCCGCCGCGACACCGCTCGCCGCGACATCGCTCGCCGCGACACCGACCGCTACGACACCGATCGCCGCGACACCGACCGCTACGACACCGATCGCCGCGACACCGACCGCTACGGCACCGACCGCCGCGGGCCCGCCCGATGCGCGACCGCCCGGCCCGTCCTCGGGACGGGCGCGCACGACCTCACCGGTCCGCAGCCGCCCGCCCCGCGACCCGCCGCCGTCGTGGCCCGGCCGCCTCCCCACCCCGTCGCCGGCGACGGTGCCCCCGGAACCGATCCCGGTGCAGCTCCTCGACGTCGACGGCGAGCCGGTGCACCCGGCCGCCCCCGACCTGCTCGGATCGACCCCGGCCCGGCTCGTCGACAGCGGACGGCCGCCCCGGGAGGTCCGGAGCTGGGCGGGGCCCTGGCCGGTCCGTCAGCGGTGGTGGGGCGCCGGGAGTGCGCCCGCCCCGGAGATCGTCGTGCGCATCCAGGTCGTGCTCGCCGACGGCGCCGCCTTGCTGCTCGTCCACCGCGGCCGGGGGTGGTGGGTCACGGGCGTCTACGACTGA
- the purH gene encoding bifunctional phosphoribosylaminoimidazolecarboxamide formyltransferase/IMP cyclohydrolase: MSERRPVRRALISVYDKAGLLDLATGLHAGGVEIVSTGSTAQRIADAGVPVTAVEEVTGFPECFDGRVKTLHPRVHAGLLADTRKPEHVAQLEQLGIAPFDLLVSNLYPFAETVASGASSDEAVEQIDIGGPAMVRASAKNHESVAVVVDPARYSWVLEQVGAGGFVLDDRRRLATEAFRHTAAYDVSVASWMGETLAPADGGEAADAAGLPSWFGATWTRERALRYGENPHQAAALYLGARSEGLAGAEQLHGKEMSYNNYVDSDAAWRAAHDHGDQPTVAVIKHANPCGIAVGADVAEAHRKAHATDPTSAFGGVIAVNREVSVEMAQQVAEIFTEVVIAPSYADGALEALQTKKNVRVLRIPGGYVRGGTELRPISGGLLVQQRDLVDADGDDPAAWKLVTGSPVSDAVLADLAFAWRACRAVKSNAILLASDGAAVGVGMGQVNRVDAAKLAVARAGDRARGSVAASDAFFPFADGLEVLLDGGVAAVVQPGGSVRDELSIAAAEKAGVPMYLTGTRHFAH; this comes from the coding sequence ATGAGTGAGCGCAGGCCGGTCCGCCGGGCCCTGATCAGCGTCTACGACAAGGCCGGTCTGCTGGACCTGGCCACCGGGCTGCACGCGGGCGGGGTGGAGATCGTGTCCACCGGCTCCACCGCGCAGCGGATCGCCGACGCCGGGGTGCCGGTCACCGCCGTCGAGGAGGTCACCGGGTTCCCCGAGTGCTTCGACGGCCGGGTCAAGACCCTGCACCCGCGGGTGCACGCCGGGCTGCTGGCCGACACCCGCAAGCCCGAGCACGTCGCCCAGCTCGAGCAGCTGGGCATCGCGCCGTTCGACCTGCTGGTGTCGAACCTCTACCCGTTCGCCGAGACCGTCGCGTCCGGGGCGAGCTCCGACGAGGCCGTCGAGCAGATCGACATCGGCGGGCCGGCGATGGTCCGGGCCTCGGCGAAGAACCACGAGAGCGTGGCCGTCGTCGTCGACCCGGCGCGGTACTCGTGGGTGCTCGAGCAGGTCGGCGCGGGCGGGTTCGTCCTGGACGACCGCCGCCGCCTGGCCACCGAGGCGTTCCGGCACACCGCCGCCTACGACGTCTCGGTCGCGTCCTGGATGGGCGAGACCCTCGCCCCGGCCGACGGCGGGGAGGCCGCCGACGCGGCCGGTCTGCCGTCCTGGTTCGGCGCCACCTGGACCCGCGAGCGCGCGCTGCGCTACGGCGAGAACCCGCACCAGGCCGCCGCGCTCTACCTGGGCGCCCGGTCCGAGGGCCTGGCCGGTGCCGAGCAGCTGCACGGCAAGGAGATGTCCTACAACAACTACGTCGACTCCGACGCCGCCTGGCGCGCCGCGCACGACCACGGTGACCAGCCGACGGTCGCGGTGATCAAGCACGCGAACCCGTGCGGGATCGCGGTCGGAGCGGACGTCGCGGAGGCCCACCGCAAGGCCCACGCCACCGACCCGACCAGCGCGTTCGGCGGCGTCATCGCCGTGAACCGCGAGGTCAGCGTCGAGATGGCGCAGCAGGTCGCGGAGATCTTCACCGAGGTCGTGATCGCCCCGTCCTACGCCGACGGCGCGCTGGAGGCGCTGCAGACCAAGAAGAACGTGCGCGTGCTGCGGATCCCCGGCGGCTACGTCCGCGGAGGCACCGAGCTGCGCCCGATCTCCGGCGGTCTGCTGGTCCAGCAGCGCGACCTGGTCGACGCCGACGGCGACGACCCCGCCGCCTGGAAGCTGGTCACCGGCAGCCCGGTGTCCGACGCGGTCCTGGCCGACCTCGCGTTCGCGTGGCGGGCCTGCCGCGCGGTGAAGTCGAACGCGATCCTGCTGGCCTCCGACGGTGCCGCCGTCGGGGTCGGGATGGGGCAGGTCAACCGGGTGGACGCGGCCAAGCTCGCGGTCGCCCGCGCCGGGGACCGGGCCCGCGGCTCGGTCGCCGCCTCGGACGCGTTCTTCCCCTTCGCCGACGGTCTGGAGGTGCTGCTCGACGGCGGCGTCGCGGCCGTCGTGCAGCCGGGCGGCTCGGTCCGTGACGAGCTGTCGATCGCGGCCGCGGAGAAGGCCGGCGTCCCGATGTACCTGACCGGGACCCGCCACTTCGCCCACTAG
- the purN gene encoding phosphoribosylglycinamide formyltransferase has product MPAPHRLVVLVSGTGTLLQALLDAASEPGYPAAVVAVGADRPGTEGVERAHRAGLPTFVERLAGHPDRASWDRALLDRVRSHAPDVVVGAGFMKVVSPEFLDGIGCPMLNTHPSLLPDFPGAHAVRDALAAGVAVTGATVHRVDAGLDTGPVLGRTEVPVRPGDTETTLHERIKTEERRLLVEVVRGIARADAAPGTSRQPQT; this is encoded by the coding sequence TTGCCCGCACCGCACCGGCTCGTCGTCCTCGTGTCCGGGACGGGCACCCTGCTGCAGGCGCTGCTGGACGCCGCCTCCGAGCCCGGGTACCCGGCGGCCGTCGTCGCGGTCGGGGCGGACCGGCCCGGGACCGAGGGGGTCGAGCGCGCCCACCGCGCCGGTCTGCCGACGTTCGTCGAGCGGCTCGCCGGGCACCCGGACCGGGCCTCCTGGGACCGGGCGCTGCTCGACCGCGTGCGTTCCCACGCCCCGGACGTCGTCGTCGGGGCGGGGTTCATGAAGGTCGTCTCACCGGAGTTCCTCGACGGCATCGGATGCCCGATGCTGAACACGCACCCGTCGTTGCTCCCGGACTTCCCCGGCGCGCACGCCGTGCGCGACGCGCTGGCCGCGGGGGTGGCGGTGACCGGCGCGACGGTGCACCGGGTCGACGCCGGCCTGGACACCGGGCCGGTGCTGGGACGGACCGAGGTGCCCGTCCGGCCCGGCGACACCGAGACCACCCTGCACGAGCGGATCAAGACCGAGGAGCGGCGGCTGCTGGTGGAGGTGGTCCGGGGCATCGCCCGCGCGGACGCCGCCCCGGGCACGTCGCGACAACCACAGACCTGA
- a CDS encoding DUF6350 family protein yields MSTTAPIPTERSTGGAARARPQRRPGRGARDRKGTPGSGRQRRDGLERLRVLLAGTMGAILAGYTMMVPLAAVLTASGGEGVSPDGALATAVPLWLAAQQIPLVLDGRQLGVLPLLPTIAVFTVVTIASGWSVRRLGGRVRHDAGAVVASQAGAAAVVAVLGGALLPQDMAVTAPWASMVGAGLVAGSAAGVGVLRACGLPETWRERLQGWPAAGLAGARAGAAGLVLSGALVLLAGLLGHAPEVARSFATLAPGAGAGLGVALLAVAYLPNALLGGMAWALGPGVDVGAARNGPFGAVDGAMPPFPLFAAFPTAPVSVGAVLVLLLPLGAGVAAGVVCSRSLGPVADRTDRLAAAGVAAAVTAAGAGLGAAIAGGRLADGPYDPVTLSGWLVFLAALLLVGLPAVAVCMGLDRSATGAGRARGVAEARRTARADAGRPGSPRAGTGRSAAARAAAARAAGRAASAEHSDEPVARRPGTRRPAGDDEGRDGGEDGGDDRRAGSRTPSGRGTASRDARARTADGPSRRSGPATPEAEHDEPPRTVADLVARRERESAAPHPDED; encoded by the coding sequence GTGAGCACCACGGCCCCGATCCCGACCGAGCGCAGCACGGGCGGCGCCGCGCGTGCCCGGCCGCAGCGTCGCCCCGGCCGCGGTGCCCGCGACCGCAAGGGCACGCCGGGCTCCGGACGGCAGCGCCGCGACGGCCTGGAGCGGCTGCGCGTCCTGCTCGCCGGGACGATGGGTGCGATCCTCGCCGGCTACACGATGATGGTCCCGCTCGCGGCGGTGCTGACCGCGTCCGGTGGTGAGGGCGTCTCCCCGGACGGGGCCCTCGCGACCGCCGTCCCGCTGTGGCTCGCCGCCCAGCAGATCCCCCTGGTGCTCGACGGCCGGCAGCTCGGCGTGCTGCCGCTGCTGCCCACGATCGCGGTGTTCACCGTCGTGACGATCGCGTCCGGGTGGTCGGTGCGCCGGCTCGGCGGGCGGGTCCGGCACGACGCGGGCGCCGTCGTCGCGTCGCAGGCCGGGGCGGCCGCGGTGGTCGCGGTGCTCGGAGGGGCGCTGCTTCCCCAGGACATGGCGGTGACCGCGCCGTGGGCGTCGATGGTCGGGGCCGGGCTGGTCGCCGGGTCCGCGGCCGGCGTCGGCGTGCTCCGGGCCTGCGGTCTGCCGGAGACCTGGCGGGAACGGCTGCAGGGCTGGCCCGCGGCCGGGCTGGCGGGCGCCCGTGCCGGGGCCGCCGGGCTCGTGCTGTCCGGGGCGCTGGTGCTGCTGGCCGGTCTGCTCGGGCACGCACCGGAGGTGGCGCGGTCGTTCGCGACGCTCGCCCCGGGTGCCGGGGCCGGTCTCGGGGTGGCGCTGCTCGCCGTCGCCTACCTGCCGAACGCGCTTCTCGGCGGCATGGCCTGGGCGCTCGGTCCCGGGGTCGACGTCGGTGCGGCGCGCAACGGGCCGTTCGGCGCCGTCGACGGGGCGATGCCGCCGTTCCCGCTGTTCGCGGCGTTCCCCACGGCTCCGGTGTCGGTCGGGGCGGTGCTGGTCCTGCTGCTCCCGCTCGGGGCCGGGGTGGCCGCCGGGGTCGTCTGCTCCCGGTCGCTCGGACCGGTCGCGGACCGGACCGACCGCCTGGCCGCGGCCGGTGTCGCCGCCGCGGTGACCGCCGCCGGTGCGGGGCTCGGTGCCGCGATCGCCGGGGGACGCCTGGCCGACGGCCCCTACGACCCGGTGACGCTCTCGGGCTGGCTGGTGTTCCTGGCCGCGCTGCTGCTGGTCGGCCTGCCCGCGGTGGCGGTCTGCATGGGGCTGGACCGCTCGGCCACCGGCGCCGGGCGCGCCCGCGGGGTGGCCGAGGCCCGTCGCACGGCGCGGGCGGACGCCGGACGTCCGGGATCACCGCGTGCGGGGACGGGACGCTCCGCTGCGGCCCGGGCGGCTGCGGCACGGGCGGCCGGACGGGCCGCCTCGGCGGAGCACTCCGACGAGCCCGTCGCCCGCCGCCCGGGGACGCGACGACCGGCCGGGGACGACGAGGGTCGCGACGGGGGAGAGGACGGCGGCGACGACCGTCGGGCGGGGAGCCGCACGCCGTCCGGACGGGGCACGGCCTCACGCGACGCGCGGGCCCGCACGGCCGATGGTCCGTCCCGCCGCTCGGGACCGGCGACCCCGGAGGCGGAGCACGACGAACCGCCTCGCACCGTCGCCGACCTGGTGGCGCGCCGGGAACGCGAGTCGGCCGCACCGCATCCCGACGAGGACTGA
- a CDS encoding DUF5336 domain-containing protein: MPPLAPGPARMVVLVGAVLALLTYLCGFFGAAILSFPITLIVAGGVLGLLSLLPGVGRVLPVAAAISVTGFLMSLLARTSASEIADPGAVGWVAIAFGLLSTAALVGGLLLDVGLVSMPAPKPKPDHHAGPQGGWGQPGYGPAPGQPGYGQPGYGQPGGYPQQPGYGEGHPGQAGAFGQAPGYAPQGYGPGYGGYAPQGYGYGVAPGQGVPGQGVPGQGSYGASPYGAVQPGQQPYPGSYPGATEQAGQQGHGALFAAPPGSGDASAHGGAPAAAPGQSAAPGQQVPGQQAYGQAAQGQPSAGQPGSAGSAGSWASGEATSAVPSAGQASSEQRPDTLVEGADDERTHSFRPDGDPKNSAG, encoded by the coding sequence GTGCCCCCGCTCGCACCCGGACCGGCCCGGATGGTGGTGTTGGTCGGGGCCGTGCTGGCCCTGCTCACCTACCTGTGCGGGTTCTTCGGTGCGGCGATCCTGTCGTTCCCGATCACCCTGATCGTCGCCGGTGGGGTGCTCGGCCTGCTGTCGCTGCTTCCCGGGGTCGGGCGGGTGCTGCCCGTCGCCGCGGCGATCTCGGTCACCGGGTTCCTCATGTCGCTGCTGGCCCGCACCAGTGCCTCGGAGATCGCGGACCCGGGCGCCGTCGGCTGGGTCGCGATCGCGTTCGGCCTGCTCAGCACGGCCGCGCTGGTCGGCGGGCTGCTGCTCGACGTCGGCCTGGTCTCGATGCCGGCCCCGAAGCCGAAGCCGGACCACCACGCCGGCCCGCAGGGAGGCTGGGGGCAGCCCGGGTACGGACCGGCGCCGGGGCAGCCCGGCTACGGCCAGCCCGGCTACGGCCAGCCCGGCGGCTACCCGCAGCAGCCCGGTTACGGGGAGGGCCACCCCGGCCAGGCCGGCGCGTTCGGCCAGGCCCCCGGCTACGCGCCGCAGGGCTACGGGCCCGGGTACGGCGGCTACGCGCCGCAGGGCTACGGCTACGGCGTCGCCCCCGGTCAGGGTGTCCCGGGGCAGGGCGTCCCCGGGCAGGGCTCCTACGGCGCGTCCCCGTACGGCGCCGTGCAGCCCGGGCAGCAGCCTTACCCGGGCTCCTACCCCGGTGCTACGGAGCAGGCAGGTCAGCAGGGGCACGGGGCGCTGTTCGCGGCGCCGCCGGGTTCCGGTGACGCCTCCGCCCACGGTGGCGCCCCGGCCGCCGCGCCGGGGCAGTCCGCCGCCCCCGGCCAGCAGGTGCCGGGCCAGCAGGCCTACGGGCAGGCGGCGCAGGGACAGCCGTCCGCCGGGCAGCCCGGATCGGCGGGATCGGCCGGGTCCTGGGCGAGCGGGGAGGCCACCAGTGCCGTCCCGTCCGCGGGGCAGGCGTCGTCGGAACAGCGTCCCGACACCCTCGTCGAGGGCGCCGACGACGAACGGACCCACTCCTTCCGCCCGGACGGCGACCCGAAGAACTCGGCGGGCTGA
- the sucD gene encoding succinate--CoA ligase subunit alpha: MSIFLNENSKVIVQGITGGEGMKHATKMIASGTNIVGGVNARKAGTSVNVSGQDVTVYGTVEEAMKETGADVSVLFVPPKFAKDAVIEAIDAQIGLAVVITEGIPVHDSAYFWAHASAKGNKTRIIGPNCPGIISPGKSNAGIIPANIAGPGKIGLVSKSGTLTYQMMYELREIGFSTAIGIGGDPVIGTTHIDALEAFEADPETEAIVMIGEIGGDAEERAADFIKANVTKPVAGYVAGFTAPEGKTMGHAGAIVSGSAGTAQAKKEALEAAGVKVGKTPSETAALMKEIIGSK; encoded by the coding sequence ATGTCGATCTTCCTCAACGAGAACAGCAAGGTCATCGTCCAGGGCATCACCGGTGGCGAGGGCATGAAGCACGCCACCAAGATGATCGCCTCCGGGACGAACATCGTCGGCGGCGTGAACGCCCGCAAGGCCGGGACCAGCGTCAACGTCTCCGGCCAGGACGTCACGGTGTACGGCACGGTCGAGGAGGCGATGAAGGAGACCGGGGCGGACGTCTCGGTCCTGTTCGTCCCGCCGAAGTTCGCCAAGGACGCCGTGATCGAGGCCATCGACGCCCAGATCGGGCTCGCCGTCGTCATCACCGAGGGCATCCCGGTGCACGACTCCGCCTACTTCTGGGCCCACGCGTCGGCCAAGGGCAACAAGACCCGGATCATCGGGCCGAACTGCCCCGGCATCATCTCGCCCGGCAAGTCCAACGCGGGCATCATCCCGGCCAACATCGCGGGCCCGGGCAAGATCGGTCTGGTGTCGAAGTCCGGCACGCTGACCTACCAGATGATGTACGAGCTGCGTGAGATCGGGTTCTCCACCGCCATCGGCATCGGCGGTGACCCGGTCATCGGGACCACCCACATCGACGCCCTCGAGGCGTTCGAGGCGGACCCGGAGACCGAGGCCATCGTGATGATCGGTGAGATCGGTGGCGACGCCGAGGAGCGTGCCGCGGACTTCATCAAGGCCAACGTCACCAAGCCGGTCGCCGGCTACGTCGCGGGCTTCACCGCGCCGGAGGGCAAGACGATGGGCCACGCCGGCGCGATCGTGTCCGGCTCGGCCGGTACCGCGCAGGCGAAGAAGGAGGCCCTCGAGGCCGCCGGGGTCAAGGTCGGCAAGACGCCGTCGGAGACCGCCGCGCTGATGAAGGAGATCATCGGCTCGAAGTGA
- the sucC gene encoding ADP-forming succinate--CoA ligase subunit beta — translation MERESRVDLYEYQAKDLFAAHGVPVLPGRTVETADDAKAAASELGTAVVVKAQVKTGGRGKAGGVKLAQTPDEAKEKAEAILGLDIKGHTVHRVLVTEASDIAEEYYFSFLLDRSNRTFLAMCSAEGGMEIEELAVERPEALARIPIDAIAGVDKAKADEIVAAGKIPAAVADQAADVIVKLWDTFVAEDATLVEVNPLVRDPEGKVIALDGKVTLDENAEFRHSEHKGLVDERTENPLEAKAKAKGLNYVKLDDGQVGIIGNGAGLVMSTLDVVAYAGEKHGNVKPANFLDIGGGASADIMAAGLDVILGDDDVKSVFVNVFGGITSCDAVANGIVEALKILGDGATKPLVVRLDGNSVEEGRKILADANHPLVTVVGTMDDAADKAAELAAGA, via the coding sequence GTGGAGCGGGAGAGCCGAGTGGACCTCTACGAGTACCAGGCGAAGGACCTTTTCGCCGCGCACGGAGTCCCGGTGCTGCCGGGCCGGACGGTGGAGACCGCCGACGACGCGAAGGCAGCGGCCTCCGAGCTGGGCACCGCCGTCGTCGTCAAGGCGCAGGTGAAGACCGGTGGCCGGGGCAAGGCCGGTGGCGTCAAGCTGGCGCAGACCCCGGACGAGGCCAAGGAGAAGGCCGAGGCGATCCTCGGCCTCGACATCAAGGGCCACACCGTGCACCGGGTGCTGGTCACCGAGGCCAGCGACATCGCCGAGGAGTACTACTTCTCGTTCCTGCTGGACCGGTCGAACCGCACCTTCCTGGCCATGTGCTCGGCCGAGGGCGGCATGGAGATCGAGGAGCTGGCCGTCGAGCGTCCGGAGGCGCTGGCCCGGATCCCGATCGACGCGATCGCCGGTGTCGACAAGGCCAAGGCCGACGAGATCGTGGCCGCGGGCAAGATCCCGGCCGCCGTGGCCGACCAGGCCGCCGACGTCATCGTCAAGCTGTGGGACACCTTCGTCGCCGAGGACGCGACGCTGGTCGAGGTGAACCCGCTGGTCCGTGACCCCGAGGGCAAGGTCATCGCCCTCGACGGCAAGGTCACCCTCGACGAGAACGCGGAGTTCCGTCACTCCGAGCACAAGGGCCTCGTCGACGAGCGCACCGAGAACCCCCTCGAGGCCAAGGCGAAGGCCAAGGGCCTCAACTACGTCAAGCTCGACGACGGCCAGGTCGGGATCATCGGCAACGGTGCGGGCCTGGTCATGAGCACGCTCGACGTGGTCGCCTACGCCGGGGAGAAGCACGGCAACGTGAAGCCGGCGAACTTCCTCGACATCGGCGGCGGCGCCTCGGCCGACATCATGGCCGCGGGCCTCGACGTCATCCTGGGCGACGACGACGTCAAGAGCGTGTTCGTCAACGTCTTCGGCGGCATCACCTCCTGCGACGCGGTCGCCAACGGCATCGTCGAGGCGCTGAAGATCCTGGGCGACGGCGCGACGAAGCCGCTGGTCGTGCGCCTGGACGGGAACTCGGTCGAGGAGGGTCGCAAGATCCTCGCCGACGCGAACCACCCGCTCGTCACGGTGGTGGGCACGATGGACGACGCGGCCGACAAGGCCGCCGAGCTTGCGGCTGGAGCCTGA